One Oncorhynchus clarkii lewisi isolate Uvic-CL-2024 chromosome 28, UVic_Ocla_1.0, whole genome shotgun sequence genomic region harbors:
- the LOC139387426 gene encoding EEIG family member 2-like produces the protein MSFIMTKKNKFKFKVDFELDELSSVPFVNGVLFCKVRLQDGGFTEESSREQVQANCVRWRKRFSFLCKMSANAGTGVLDPCVCRVSVRKEMKGGKTFAKLGFADLNLSEFAGSGSTTRRCLLEGYDTKNTRQDNSILKVVISTQLMSGDPCFKTPPSTAMKLGIQQAEAGCLYEDRKGGDTHTPCLPIPEPPGKCVSVPDEPRASGHSRTSSYASQQSKVSGYSSGHSRSSSLSELTHKRNPSAGSASTGIGSIPEPSVDRGAERETRSTPPVSVTCPCSPVPEHPPTPAKSSASSERLSRHPVKQSSVECQLKRVDATRVDADDIVEKILQSQDFSHSLLDSSAEEEGLRLFVGPGGSTALGSQHTRVGAGPYEQVVIRR, from the exons ATGTCGTTCATTATGACGAAGAAAAATAAATTCAAATTTAAGGTCGATTTCGAGTTGGACGAACTATCTTCTGTTCCCTTTGTCAACGGGGTCTTGTTCTGCAAAGTACGGCTCCAAGACGGTGGCTTTACTGAAGAGTCCTCTCG GGAGCAGGTCCAGGCTAACTGTGTGCGCTGGAGGAAGAGGTTCTCCTTCCTGTGTAAGATGAGTGCCAACGCTGGGACAGGAGTACTGGACCCCTGTGTGTGCCGGGTGTCTGTGCGCAAG GAAATGAAGGGTGGAAAGACCTTTGCAAAG CTGGGTTTTGCTGACCTGAACCTGTCAGAGTTTGCTGGCTCTGGCAGCACCACGCGGCGATGTCTACTAGAGGGTTACGATACCAAGAACACCAGACAGGACAACTCCATACTCAAG GTCGTCATCAGCACACAGCTCATGTCTGGGGACCCCTGCTTTAAAAC GCCACCGTCCACAGCCATGAAACTGGGCATCCAGCAGGCAGAGGCAGGGTGTCTCTACGAAGACAGGAAGGGAGGGGACACCCACACACCTTGCCTCCCCATACCAG AGCCCCCTGggaagtgtgtgtctgttcctgatGAGCCGAGAGCATCTGGCCACTCTAGAACATCCAGCTATGCCAGCCAACAGTCCAAAGTGTCAG GCTATAGCTCAGGTCACTCACGTtcctccagcctatcagagctcaCACACAAGAGGAACCCCTCAGCGGGCTCCGCCTCCACAGGCATCGGCAGTATTCCTGAACCCAGCGTGGACCGGGGGGCTGAGAGGGAGACCCGCTCTACacctcctgtctctgtcaccTGTCCCTGCTCCCCCGTGCCTgaacacccccccacccccgcaaagagctCTGCCTCCTCAGAGAGACTCAGCAG gcaTCCAGTGAAGCAGAGCTCGGTGGAGTGTCAGCTGAAGAGGGTAGACGCCACACGGGTAGACGCTGACGACATCGTGGAGAAGATCCTCCAGAGCCAGGACTTCAGCCACAGCCTGCTGGACTCCAGCGCTGAGG AGGAGGGGCTCAGGCTGTTTGTTGGTCCTGGTGGAAGCACAGCGCTGGGAAGCCAACACACCAG GGTTGGCGCGGGGCCCTACGAGCAGGTGGTGATCAGACGCTAG